From one Lysinibacillus sp. G4S2 genomic stretch:
- a CDS encoding DUF2339 domain-containing protein has translation MSLEMEQRIAKLEHEMMDLRQELEDLKRQQSVGKASTLNVEKSIIEQSTPKPAQNLKPNSIPKPDPNPKPKTMQAPEKKVQPQRTLEERIMWALPKVFMVILVMGVLWGLKLVSDYGYLSNEVKIILAYALSLALAAIAYVLEHRKVGSPAITISLYGGAFIVGILTTAASAILYEIIGLTSALIIAVVYIGYGIAISYLKKNEVLTVFVAFTSLLLPYLLEYMDFSPVIILIYVIVLFTMLQFVIYQHKQRWALYIATFFSVLAISIEAFMNDDNQAVFAIGLLVVLSIFYTSWCRLYDVESSWKYIHVGFKFSLGVFSLLLMNFIISPIEHGEALLLVLVGLFAVLAGYGYKQKWQEAFDSAVTLAFITLFNTLLVMNLPGKVDHLLIPFITFAGVMMSLRLRANMMKVISSFLFMIALSLSFIIHEPSPFFSIGHASLIMPGIYLLIIYIYARRPKETLTVFEQFMKDMYVIDMLAVITTGYFLAYIGKIDVTYFAGVSNITHLTCIVLALLFVGSLLVPIKYKGRALTPALSVFFLLFTLMLTAMPYNMHGIEWLNIVTKIVYLAVIVAITVDLLMKGRIYQIYQGQMEKLLDPIVTTGVVLTMLVVRSILFQLSYNSILDWKLSIALSTITLFLTASVSLWLSSARHLRVLRITGFIILVFAFIKLIFFDLSALDLLIRAILFITVGGIGLLLSGRLLKK, from the coding sequence ATGTCGCTTGAAATGGAGCAGAGGATTGCTAAACTCGAGCACGAAATGATGGATTTACGGCAGGAGTTAGAGGACTTAAAGCGTCAACAATCTGTTGGAAAAGCAAGTACACTGAATGTCGAAAAATCCATAATTGAGCAATCTACGCCAAAACCAGCGCAAAACCTAAAGCCAAATTCGATTCCAAAGCCAGATCCGAATCCAAAGCCCAAAACAATGCAAGCTCCAGAAAAAAAGGTACAGCCACAGCGAACGCTAGAGGAGCGAATTATGTGGGCATTACCAAAAGTATTTATGGTAATTTTAGTGATGGGGGTGCTTTGGGGTCTCAAGCTTGTGAGTGATTATGGCTATTTATCGAACGAAGTTAAAATCATCCTCGCCTATGCATTATCGCTTGCCTTAGCTGCAATAGCTTATGTGTTGGAGCATAGAAAAGTAGGATCACCAGCCATAACAATTTCTTTATACGGCGGGGCATTTATTGTTGGAATATTAACAACAGCTGCAAGTGCGATATTATATGAAATCATAGGTTTAACGTCGGCACTTATTATTGCCGTTGTTTATATTGGTTATGGTATTGCTATAAGCTATTTAAAGAAAAATGAGGTACTAACAGTATTTGTAGCGTTCACCTCACTATTACTACCTTATTTACTAGAATATATGGATTTTAGTCCTGTTATTATCTTAATTTATGTAATCGTACTGTTTACGATGCTACAGTTTGTCATCTATCAACACAAGCAAAGATGGGCATTATATATTGCAACCTTTTTCTCTGTGTTAGCTATCAGCATTGAAGCGTTTATGAATGATGACAATCAAGCTGTTTTTGCAATAGGTTTGCTTGTTGTTCTATCTATTTTTTACACGAGCTGGTGCCGTTTATATGATGTAGAGTCTTCGTGGAAATATATTCATGTTGGATTCAAATTTAGTCTTGGAGTATTTAGTTTACTGCTCATGAACTTTATCATTAGCCCCATTGAGCATGGCGAAGCATTATTACTCGTGTTAGTTGGCTTATTTGCAGTTTTAGCGGGTTATGGCTATAAGCAAAAATGGCAGGAGGCATTTGATAGTGCCGTAACACTCGCATTTATTACACTATTTAATACGCTACTAGTTATGAATTTACCAGGGAAAGTAGATCATTTATTGATCCCGTTCATTACCTTTGCAGGCGTTATGATGAGTTTACGTTTACGAGCAAATATGATGAAGGTTATCAGCTCATTCTTATTTATGATTGCACTCTCTTTAAGCTTTATTATTCATGAGCCATCACCTTTTTTCAGCATAGGTCATGCGAGTTTGATAATGCCTGGAATATATCTCCTGATTATTTATATATATGCGAGACGTCCAAAAGAAACACTGACTGTATTTGAACAGTTTATGAAAGATATGTATGTGATCGATATGTTAGCTGTTATCACAACTGGTTATTTCTTAGCTTATATTGGAAAGATTGATGTCACGTATTTTGCAGGTGTTAGTAATATTACGCATCTGACGTGTATAGTTCTCGCTTTATTATTTGTCGGATCGCTTCTAGTACCAATAAAATATAAAGGGCGTGCATTAACGCCAGCCCTTAGTGTATTTTTCCTTCTATTCACACTAATGCTTACAGCTATGCCGTACAATATGCATGGTATCGAATGGTTAAATATAGTGACAAAAATCGTGTATCTTGCTGTTATCGTAGCAATTACCGTCGATTTACTAATGAAGGGGCGCATTTATCAAATCTATCAAGGTCAAATGGAGAAACTTTTAGACCCAATTGTAACTACAGGCGTAGTGCTTACGATGTTAGTTGTTAGGAGTATACTATTCCAGCTTTCATACAACAGTATACTTGATTGGAAGCTAAGTATTGCGCTCTCTACTATCACATTATTCCTTACAGCAAGCGTTTCGCTATGGCTTAGCTCAGCTCGTCACTTACGAGTACTACGCATAACTGGCTTTATCATCTTAGTTTTTGCTTTTATAAAGCTTATATTCTTCGATTTGTCAGCCCTTGATTTACTAATCAGAGCAATACTGTTTATAACGGTTGGTGGAATTGGGTTGCTACTGTCGGGACGGTTGTTGAAAAAATAA
- a CDS encoding A24 family peptidase: MEMAYTIIVLLFGFVLGSFFNVVGLRVPLKESIVRPPSHCTHCKRQLTALDLVPVLSYVFLGGKCRSCGQKISWIYPLMELITGILFALAYWKLGFSIEFFVALLLISLLVIIVVSDFAYMLIPDKILLFFLPLLIIGRLISPLSPWWDSFVGAVVGFGILYSIAALSRGGMGGGDIKLFFLLGLVLGTIHTLLTLFLAAVIGMIVGIVVLKVRGQGRKTPIPFGPSIALAAIIVYFYGAALMNWYLEFW; the protein is encoded by the coding sequence ATGGAGATGGCTTATACAATTATCGTTTTACTTTTTGGGTTCGTTCTTGGCTCTTTTTTTAATGTAGTTGGCTTACGAGTACCATTAAAGGAGTCCATTGTCCGTCCACCCTCGCATTGCACTCATTGTAAGAGACAGTTGACCGCGCTTGATTTGGTACCTGTTTTGTCTTACGTATTTTTAGGTGGGAAATGCCGTAGCTGTGGTCAAAAAATTTCTTGGATTTACCCGTTGATGGAACTTATAACAGGCATATTATTTGCCTTGGCTTATTGGAAATTAGGCTTTAGTATAGAATTTTTCGTAGCACTATTATTGATTTCATTATTAGTGATTATTGTCGTATCGGATTTTGCGTATATGCTTATTCCCGATAAAATACTTTTATTCTTTTTACCATTACTAATTATTGGACGCTTAATATCGCCTTTGTCTCCGTGGTGGGATAGTTTCGTTGGTGCTGTCGTAGGTTTTGGCATATTATATAGTATTGCTGCCTTATCAAGAGGTGGTATGGGCGGGGGCGATATTAAATTATTCTTTTTACTTGGTCTCGTACTTGGCACAATACATACACTTCTGACACTATTTTTAGCAGCCGTGATTGGCATGATTGTTGGGATAGTGGTGTTAAAGGTACGCGGGCAGGGAAGGAAAACGCCTATACCATTTGGACCATCTATTGCGCTAGCAGCTATCATTGTCTATTTTTATGGAGCTGCGTTGATGAATTGGTATCTTGAATTTTGGTAA
- a CDS encoding phage holin, with protein sequence MRINWKIRLMHKPFLLSLFSLIFLLAQQVAAIFGYDLMSAMSEQLTTILNTVLSIFVLMGVVVDPTTRGTSDSERALMYRRPR encoded by the coding sequence ATGAGAATTAACTGGAAGATCCGTCTTATGCATAAACCATTTTTACTGTCTCTATTTTCATTGATTTTTTTACTCGCACAACAAGTAGCAGCTATATTTGGCTATGATTTAATGAGTGCGATGAGTGAACAGCTAACAACCATCTTAAATACCGTTTTATCAATTTTCGTTTTAATGGGGGTTGTCGTAGATCCGACTACACGGGGAACCAGTGATAGTGAACGTGCTTTAATGTATCGAAGACCTAGATAA